A window from Hoeflea sp. IMCC20628 encodes these proteins:
- a CDS encoding TrkH family potassium uptake protein — translation MLGLLHVLAVSVVGLFALIVPAVLFAIADGMRDLALSMLLVGALGVFAALMVLGAISGFERRLGRATGYLALVAVWVLLPLIAAVSFKTLVGLGWVDAWFEAVAAFTTSGSSLLIRETTPRAILFWRASIEWYGGFLTLVSIIHVLAPGGFGGLPAGDRRIITSQSSEMTVDLDDFRQVLGQYMLMTFIVFVALTLAGVTGPYAMMLSMMAIATGGFLPFEGALENHAGPMAQLVLSGGLLLGTVSVFWRRRLLRSPKHFFIGSTEVIIISAGVLIIATLFAARLSAVSGGAALGPIVAESLMAASSLIATSGIESRPGVIALWPDIIVLVIVLVGGGIYSTTGGFKIYRIGAMAAHSWRELNQLIYPSSVINLRFGSQIIDEPSMRAIWTYFALSLLVIAMAAMAFTLTATNFEAGITMAVAFFANSGPVYEALVPPSYVTDPENQVWPQVAALPVMAKLAAIATMTLGRLEVMVIFAVLNIRYWMSR, via the coding sequence ATGCTTGGCTTGTTGCACGTCCTGGCCGTTTCTGTCGTGGGGCTGTTCGCACTCATCGTTCCGGCCGTGTTGTTTGCCATCGCCGATGGCATGCGCGATCTTGCCTTGTCGATGCTGCTGGTCGGCGCACTGGGTGTTTTCGCAGCCCTGATGGTGCTGGGCGCCATCTCCGGGTTTGAACGCAGACTGGGGCGAGCGACGGGGTACCTGGCGCTTGTCGCCGTCTGGGTGTTGCTTCCGCTGATTGCTGCGGTGTCTTTCAAGACCCTCGTGGGTCTGGGCTGGGTTGATGCCTGGTTCGAGGCAGTCGCGGCGTTCACCACATCCGGTTCGTCACTGCTGATCCGCGAAACGACGCCCCGTGCCATATTGTTCTGGCGCGCTTCGATTGAGTGGTACGGCGGGTTTCTCACGCTGGTTTCGATCATTCACGTGCTGGCGCCGGGTGGGTTTGGCGGACTTCCTGCAGGCGACCGCCGCATCATCACCAGTCAATCGAGCGAAATGACGGTTGATCTTGATGATTTTCGCCAGGTTTTGGGACAGTACATGCTCATGACCTTCATCGTTTTTGTCGCGCTGACGCTGGCGGGCGTCACCGGGCCCTACGCCATGATGCTGTCGATGATGGCGATTGCCACCGGGGGGTTCCTTCCTTTCGAAGGGGCGCTTGAAAACCATGCCGGGCCGATGGCGCAGCTGGTGCTGAGCGGCGGATTGTTGCTCGGCACGGTCAGTGTGTTCTGGCGCAGGCGCTTGCTGCGGTCGCCAAAACATTTTTTCATCGGCAGTACGGAAGTCATCATCATCAGCGCCGGCGTTCTCATCATCGCCACCCTTTTCGCCGCCCGGCTTTCGGCGGTGTCAGGCGGGGCTGCGCTGGGGCCGATTGTTGCCGAAAGCCTGATGGCTGCGAGCTCGCTGATTGCCACCAGCGGCATTGAGAGCCGGCCTGGCGTGATCGCGCTGTGGCCCGACATCATCGTCCTGGTGATTGTCCTGGTCGGGGGAGGGATCTATTCCACCACAGGCGGCTTCAAGATCTACCGGATCGGCGCCATGGCGGCTCATTCATGGCGCGAACTCAATCAGCTGATCTACCCCAGCAGCGTCATCAACCTGCGGTTTGGCTCGCAAATCATCGATGAGCCAAGCATGCGGGCGATATGGACCTATTTCGCGCTGTCGCTGCTGGTCATCGCCATGGCGGCCATGGCTTTTACGTTGACTGCTACCAATTTTGAAGCCGGCATCACCATGGCGGTCGCGTTTTTTGCCAATTCCGGCCCGGTCTATGAAGCCCTTGTTCCGCCGTCATATGTGACCGATCCGGAAAACCAGGTCTGGCCGCAAGTCGCGGCCTTGCCGGTCATGGCCAAGCTCGCTGCCATTGCCACCATGACATTGGGCCGTCTTGAAGTGATGGTGATATTCGCGGTTTTGAACATTCGCTACTGGATGAGCCGATAG
- the trkA gene encoding Trk system potassium transporter TrkA, translated as MKVIICGAGRVGYGIAERLAAEDNDVSVIDTSATLVQAIRDTLDVRSYVGHGAHPDVLAQAGADQADMIIAVTLYDEINMVACQVAHSIFNVPTKIARIRAQSYLKPHWADLFSRDHMPIDVIISPEVEVGQMVLRRIALPGATDAVRFADDKVAMVAIECLEDCPVVNTPLLQLSELFPDLLATVVGVWRHEKLFVPHSSDQLETGDLAYVVCDKDHVRRTLGLFGHEEQEAGRIVISGGGNIGYYVAAAIEERQPKTKVKIIEADRDRAVVIADSLSRTVVLNGSSLDQNILIEADIQNADLMVALTNDDQVNILSSVMAKRLGCKANLTLINNPSYQSFTKTLGIDAHINPRAVTISRILQHVRRGRIRAVYSVQKGSAEVIEAEALETSPLVGKPLRNLDLPDGVRIGAIYRDKQVLRPDGSLKIKAKDRVVMFAALESVRHVEQMFRVSLEFF; from the coding sequence ATGAAGGTCATCATTTGTGGTGCTGGACGAGTAGGCTACGGCATTGCCGAGCGGCTGGCCGCTGAAGACAATGATGTGTCGGTCATCGATACGTCGGCCACACTTGTGCAGGCCATCCGTGACACGCTGGATGTGCGCAGCTATGTCGGCCACGGTGCCCATCCCGACGTTCTGGCCCAGGCTGGTGCCGATCAGGCCGACATGATCATTGCTGTCACGCTCTATGACGAGATCAACATGGTGGCGTGCCAGGTGGCACACTCGATTTTCAATGTGCCGACCAAAATCGCCCGCATCCGGGCACAGTCCTATCTCAAACCGCATTGGGCTGACCTGTTTTCCCGCGATCACATGCCCATTGACGTGATCATTTCACCGGAGGTCGAGGTTGGCCAGATGGTGCTGCGGCGCATTGCGTTGCCGGGCGCCACCGATGCTGTCCGATTTGCTGATGACAAGGTGGCGATGGTCGCCATCGAATGTCTTGAAGACTGCCCGGTGGTCAATACGCCGCTGCTGCAGCTCAGTGAACTGTTTCCGGATCTTCTCGCCACCGTGGTGGGCGTCTGGCGTCATGAGAAACTGTTCGTGCCGCATTCCTCCGACCAGCTGGAAACCGGCGACCTTGCCTATGTCGTGTGTGACAAGGACCATGTCCGCCGCACCCTCGGCCTGTTCGGCCACGAGGAGCAGGAGGCAGGCCGCATTGTCATCTCCGGCGGCGGCAATATCGGCTATTATGTCGCCGCAGCGATCGAGGAACGCCAGCCCAAGACCAAGGTGAAGATCATCGAGGCGGACCGCGACCGTGCCGTGGTCATCGCGGACTCGCTGTCGCGAACCGTCGTGCTCAACGGCTCTTCGCTTGATCAGAACATCCTGATCGAGGCCGACATTCAGAACGCTGACCTGATGGTGGCGCTGACCAATGACGACCAGGTCAATATCCTGTCCTCGGTGATGGCCAAGCGGCTTGGCTGCAAGGCCAATCTGACGCTGATCAACAACCCGTCCTACCAGTCCTTCACCAAGACGCTCGGCATCGACGCCCATATCAACCCGCGGGCGGTGACGATTTCCCGCATTCTGCAGCATGTTCGGCGCGGCCGTATCCGTGCGGTCTATTCGGTTCAGAAGGGCTCGGCAGAAGTCATCGAGGCCGAAGCGCTGGAGACATCGCCGCTGGTCGGAAAGCCGCTGCGCAACCTGGATCTGCCCGACGGCGTGCGGATCGGCGCCATCTACCGCGACAAGCAGGTGTTGCGTCCCGATGGATCGCTCAAGATCAAGGCCAAGGACCGCGTGGTGATGTTTGCGGCGCTCGAATCGGTTCGCCATGTCGAGCAGATGTTCCGAGTGAGCCTGGAGTTTTTCTGA
- a CDS encoding sigma-54 dependent transcriptional regulator — translation MASDILVVDDEADIREIVAGILDDEGHETRTAGDSDSALAAINDRVPRLIFLDIWLQGSRLDGLALLDEIKARYPELPVVMISGHGNIETAVSAIRRGAYDFIEKPFKADRLLLVAERAIETSKLKREVTELKKRSGDPVELIGTSIAVSQLKQSIDKIAPTNSRVMILGPSGSGKELVARLIHRKSTRSGGPFVVLNAAAITPERMEVALFGTEAAASHERKVGALEEAHGGILYLDEVADMPRGTQSKILRVLVDQQFERVGGTKRVKVDVRIISSTARNLEELIASGEFREDLYHRLAVVPVKVPSLSERREDIPFLVDTFMRLVSEQAGIRNRRIGDDALAVIQAHTWPGNIRQLRNYMERLMILARSDGPETVISADMLPDDVSDMLPKTSAAGSNHIMTLPLREAREMFERDYLIAQINRFGGNISRTAEFVGMERSALHRKLKSLGV, via the coding sequence ATGGCGTCTGATATTCTGGTCGTTGATGACGAAGCCGACATTCGCGAGATCGTTGCCGGTATTCTGGACGACGAGGGCCATGAAACCCGTACCGCGGGCGACAGCGATTCCGCGCTTGCGGCGATCAATGACCGTGTCCCACGTCTGATTTTCCTCGATATCTGGCTGCAGGGCAGCCGCCTTGACGGTCTGGCGCTGCTCGACGAGATCAAGGCGCGCTATCCCGAACTTCCCGTGGTGATGATTTCCGGTCACGGCAACATTGAAACCGCAGTCTCGGCGATCAGGCGCGGAGCCTATGATTTCATCGAAAAGCCGTTCAAGGCTGACCGGTTGCTGCTGGTCGCCGAAAGGGCGATCGAAACATCCAAGCTCAAGCGGGAGGTCACCGAACTGAAGAAGCGCTCGGGCGATCCGGTCGAGCTGATCGGCACCTCGATTGCCGTCTCCCAGCTCAAGCAGAGCATCGACAAGATCGCCCCCACCAACAGCCGGGTGATGATTCTCGGGCCGTCGGGATCGGGCAAGGAACTGGTTGCGCGGCTGATTCACCGCAAATCCACCCGGTCCGGCGGGCCATTTGTGGTGCTCAATGCCGCTGCGATCACACCCGAACGCATGGAAGTCGCTCTGTTCGGCACCGAGGCTGCGGCCAGCCATGAACGCAAGGTCGGCGCGCTTGAGGAAGCGCATGGCGGCATTTTGTATCTCGATGAAGTTGCCGACATGCCGCGCGGCACCCAGAGCAAGATCCTGCGGGTGCTGGTCGACCAGCAATTTGAACGGGTTGGCGGCACCAAGCGGGTCAAGGTGGATGTGCGGATCATTTCCTCAACGGCGCGCAATCTCGAGGAACTCATCGCATCCGGAGAATTCCGCGAAGACCTTTATCACCGGCTGGCCGTGGTTCCGGTCAAGGTTCCCTCGCTGAGCGAGCGGCGCGAGGACATTCCGTTTCTGGTCGACACCTTCATGCGGCTGGTCTCGGAACAGGCCGGCATCAGAAACCGCCGCATTGGCGATGATGCCTTGGCCGTGATCCAGGCCCACACCTGGCCAGGCAATATAAGGCAATTGCGCAACTACATGGAACGGCTGATGATACTTGCCCGGTCCGATGGGCCCGAGACGGTCATCAGCGCCGACATGTTGCCCGATGACGTCTCCGACATGCTGCCCAAGACCTCTGCAGCGGGCTCCAACCACATCATGACCCTGCCGCTGCGCGAGGCGCGCGAAATGTTCGAGCGCGACTATCTGATCGCCCAGATCAACCGTTTTGGCGGAAATATTTCCAGAACTGCCGAATTTGTGGGTATGGAGCGGTCTGCGCTGCATCGCAAATTGAAATCGCTTGGCGTATAA
- a CDS encoding PAS domain-containing sensor histidine kinase — MAIDTGSDLSDTQPALAQGPKAGYEASQRRNLFTLPGIALVASAFLSALISFSILLGLTPIDPVDQVVYSAVVINLIFVIGLVTLVCLEIYALLKARRRGKAAAKLHIRIVALFSIVAIVPAIIVAIVASITLDVGLDRWFSMRTKSIVNSSLSVAEAYVLENARFLQGQTVSMANDLDNARSLYSLDRVGFTQFVTRQATGRGLLGAFLVREDGSVILQADIETERPLPAVPEQALKDAIKGQPTLIPPGVTNLVGALIPLQQISGTLLYTVRVVDPEVMRSMRLMEEATKEYQTLEQGRVSLQLAFGILYIGFALIVLLAAIWTAIAVADRLVRPIRILISASDDVASGNLDVVVPVHASDGDVGSLAQTFNNMIVQIRTQRDEILSAKDQIDNRRRFTEAVLSGVSAGVVGVDHQGAVTIANRSARGILGDADADADVTGRSFAELAPEFETVMAEAAMRPWTDATGQVTLNRNGKERTLNVKVTREQTHDRLESFVVTLDDITDLVIAQRSTAWADVARRIAHEIKNPLTPIQLSAERIRRRYGRQIPDDDRAIFDQCTDTIIRQVEDIGRMVDEFSSFARMPKPSKARGDLRDILKDAAFLREVSRNDIQFINEFPETPMEGDFDARMLGQAFANLIKNATEAIDAVADDAERTGKTIIVRANRSDDGREYIVDIIDNGRGLPGENRHRLLEPYMTMRDKGTGLGLAIVKKIIDDHGGAIQLRDAPADIDGGKGAMITVRLPVDAPVHTDDEEEDKAKEPADGV, encoded by the coding sequence ATGGCGATCGACACAGGATCGGACTTGTCGGACACCCAGCCAGCCCTGGCCCAAGGGCCGAAAGCCGGATACGAGGCCTCGCAGCGCCGCAATCTGTTTACGCTGCCAGGGATAGCGCTGGTCGCTTCCGCTTTCCTGAGTGCATTGATCTCGTTTTCCATCCTGTTGGGACTGACCCCGATCGATCCGGTCGACCAGGTTGTTTACAGTGCCGTGGTGATCAACCTGATCTTCGTCATCGGACTGGTGACACTGGTTTGTCTGGAAATCTACGCGTTGTTGAAAGCCCGGCGGCGGGGCAAGGCGGCGGCAAAGCTTCATATCCGCATCGTCGCCCTGTTTTCCATCGTCGCAATCGTTCCCGCCATTATCGTTGCCATCGTCGCATCAATCACCCTCGATGTCGGACTCGACCGGTGGTTTTCAATGCGCACCAAGTCGATCGTCAACTCATCGCTGTCGGTGGCGGAAGCCTATGTTCTGGAAAACGCACGGTTTTTGCAGGGTCAGACGGTCTCCATGGCCAACGATCTCGATAATGCGCGTTCGCTTTACAGCCTTGACCGGGTTGGCTTTACCCAGTTCGTCACCCGGCAGGCGACGGGCCGTGGTCTCCTGGGTGCATTTCTGGTCCGCGAGGATGGCAGCGTCATCCTGCAGGCTGACATCGAAACCGAACGCCCGCTACCGGCTGTGCCCGAGCAGGCGCTAAAGGACGCCATCAAGGGTCAGCCAACTCTTATTCCGCCCGGTGTCACCAATCTGGTTGGTGCGCTGATACCGTTGCAGCAGATCAGCGGCACGCTCTTGTACACCGTCCGCGTGGTTGATCCCGAAGTGATGCGCTCGATGCGCCTGATGGAGGAAGCCACAAAGGAATATCAGACGCTTGAGCAAGGGCGGGTATCCCTGCAACTGGCGTTCGGCATCCTCTATATCGGTTTCGCGCTGATCGTGTTGCTGGCAGCAATCTGGACAGCGATCGCCGTTGCCGACCGTCTGGTGCGTCCGATCCGGATCCTGATCAGCGCTTCCGACGATGTAGCCAGCGGTAATCTTGACGTGGTGGTGCCGGTGCACGCGTCAGATGGCGACGTCGGGTCCCTGGCGCAGACCTTCAACAACATGATTGTGCAGATCCGCACCCAGCGTGATGAGATCCTGTCGGCGAAAGACCAGATCGACAACCGAAGGCGCTTTACTGAAGCCGTGCTGTCGGGAGTTTCGGCAGGCGTCGTCGGCGTCGATCATCAGGGCGCGGTGACAATTGCCAACCGCTCGGCCCGCGGGATCCTCGGCGACGCCGACGCCGACGCCGACGTGACCGGCCGCAGCTTTGCGGAATTAGCTCCGGAATTCGAAACCGTGATGGCCGAGGCGGCGATGCGCCCATGGACCGATGCCACGGGGCAGGTTACGTTGAACCGGAATGGCAAGGAACGAACCCTCAACGTCAAGGTCACGCGGGAGCAAACCCACGACCGGCTGGAGTCTTTTGTCGTCACACTCGATGACATCACCGATCTTGTGATCGCGCAGCGGTCTACCGCCTGGGCCGATGTTGCCCGGCGCATCGCCCACGAGATCAAGAACCCGCTGACTCCGATCCAGTTGTCAGCCGAACGCATTCGCCGCCGATATGGCCGGCAGATCCCTGATGATGACCGGGCCATTTTTGATCAATGCACCGACACGATCATCCGCCAGGTCGAGGACATCGGTCGCATGGTTGACGAGTTCTCCTCCTTCGCGCGCATGCCCAAACCGTCCAAGGCGCGCGGTGATTTGCGTGACATTCTAAAGGACGCGGCGTTTTTGCGTGAAGTCAGCCGCAATGATATTCAGTTCATCAATGAGTTTCCCGAAACCCCGATGGAAGGTGATTTCGATGCCCGCATGCTCGGACAGGCGTTTGCAAATTTGATCAAGAATGCGACGGAAGCCATTGATGCGGTTGCAGACGATGCAGAGCGTACAGGAAAGACCATCATCGTCCGGGCAAACCGTTCCGATGACGGCCGCGAATACATCGTTGATATCATCGACAATGGCCGCGGGCTGCCGGGAGAGAACCGGCACCGATTGCTCGAACCCTATATGACGATGCGCGATAAGGGCACCGGCCTCGGTCTCGCTATCGTCAAGAAGATTATCGATGATCATGGCGGCGCGATTCAGTTGCGCGATGCGCCTGCTGATATTGACGGAGGCAAGGGCGCCATGATTACCGTCCGCCTTCCGGTGGACGCGCCCGTTCATACCGACGACGAAGAAGAAGACAAAGCAAAGGAACCGGCAGATGGCGTCTGA